One Mugil cephalus isolate CIBA_MC_2020 chromosome 10, CIBA_Mcephalus_1.1, whole genome shotgun sequence genomic window carries:
- the galk2 gene encoding N-acetylgalactosamine kinase: MATNPPKLKTAISADERLKNLKNIFESKYGESPLFYACAPGRVNLIGEHIDYCGYSVLPMAIEQSILAAVSVNTSETIRLANTNPDYTDFTVSCSEDITIDRDNPKWYYYFLCGVKGIQETLGNARLSGMSCVVDGTIPPSSGLSSSSALVCCSGLVTMEANQKSLSKVALAEICAKCERYIGTEGGGMDQSISFLAERGTAKLIEFQPLRATDVKLPDGAVFVISNCCVEMNKAASSHFNIRVVECRIATKMLAHARRLDPSRLLKLAQVQTELKASLEDMLALVNEVLHPEPYSREEICKALGISSEQFSTDLLSANTQHVTHFRLHQRAKHVYGEAARVLRFKSVCDSEPADSIQLLGELMNQSHASCRDLYECSCPELDQLVDICLKSGAVGSRLTGAGWGGCAVSMVPSEKVESFLRAVRDAYYLPDPRRAAMEKQSLFVTKPGGGAAIFLEG; this comes from the exons atggCCACAAACCCACCCAAGTTAAAGACTGCGATATCTGCTGATGAAAG GttgaaaaacttgaaaaatatcTTTGAATCCAAGTATGGAGAATCCCCTCTCTTCTATGCATGTGCACCTGGGAGGGTGAATCTAATAG GAGAGCACATTGATTACTGTGGATACTCTGTGCTACCAATGGCCATTGAACAGAGCATCCTCGCCGCTGTGTCAGTGAATACTTCAGAGACAATCCGGCTGGCCAACACAAACCCTGACTACAC TGATTTCACAGTGTCGTGTTCAGAGGACATCACCATAGACAGAGACAATCCAAAgtggtattattattttctctgtggagTTAAAGGTATTCAG gagaCGCTCGGAAATGCTCGTCTGTCAGGGATGTCGTGCGTTGTAGATGGAACCATTCCTCCGAGCTCCGGTCTGTCCAGTTCCAGTGCTTTGGTTTGCTGTTCTGGCCTCGTAACAATGGAGGCAAACCAAAAGTCCCTCTCCAAG GTGGCTCTTGCGGAGATATGTGCCAAATGTGAGCGCTACATTGGCACAGAAGGAGGAGGCATGGACCAGTCCATATCCTTCCTGGCGGAGAGAGGAACA GCCAAGCTGATAGAGTTCCAGCCTCTGAGGGCCACGGATGTCAAGCTCCCAGACGGGGCCGTGTTTGTGATTTCCAACTGCTGCGTGGAGATGAACAAAGCTGCATCTTCTCACTTCAACATCCGTGTGGTGGAGTGTCGAATCGCCACGAAG ATGCTGGCCCACGCGCGGCGCCTCGACCCAAGCAGGCTGTTGAAGCTGGCTCAGGTTCAGACGGAGCTGAAGGCCTCCCTGGAGGACATGCTGGCTCTGGTGAACGAAGTGCTGCACCCCGAGCCGTACAGCCGAGAGGAGATATGCAAGGCGCTGGGCATCAGCTCGGAGCAGTTCTCCACAGACCTGCTGAGCGCTAACACTCAGCATG TGACTCACTTCAGGCTCCACCAGCGAGCCAAGCATGTTTACGGTGAAGCTGCGCGGGTGCTGCGGTTTAAGAGTGTGTGTGACTCTGAACCAGCTGACTCCATACAGCTACTCGGGGAGCTGATGAACCAGAGCCACGCGAGCTGCAGAGACCTCTACGAGTGCAGCTGCCCCGAACTGGACCAACTGGTGGACATCTGTCT GAAGTCAGGGGCTGTGGGTTCCCGGCTGACAGGAGCAGGGTGGGGAGGCTGTGCTGTCTCCATGGTTCCCAGTGAGAAGGTGGAGTCGTTCTTACGAGCCGTCAGAGACGCCTACTACCTCCCCGACCCGCGCAGAGCAGCGATGGAAAAGCAGAGCTTGTTCGTGACGAAGCCGGGTGGTGGAGCTGCAATTTTCCTCGAAGGCTAA